The segment ATACATTACAGGAGAATCTACATTGTCTGTTAAAACAAATGTGTCATTTCCTAATAACGAAACAGAATCTATAGATACTAATAACGTATCTTCCATTTTCTGAAGGTATAGTGTCCCTTTTTTCAATCCTTTAATTGTTCCTTGAACAATCATATTTCCTTCTTTCTTAGAATTACAAGCAAATACTAAAACTGATAAGGCTAAAACTGCAATAATTTTCTTCATTTAATCTTGATTTTTCGAATGCAAATATGCTAATTTTTATTTAAACTTTAGAAGCTATTTCTAATAAAATAGTACAAGCAATTGCACCAACGGTTCCAATTGCGTATCCAAAAACAGCTAATAAAACACCAACTGTTGCTAAAGAAGGATGAAAAGCCTGAGCAACAATAGGAGCAGAGGCTGCACCACCAACGTTTGCTTGACTACCAACTGCTAAAAAGAAATAAGGAGCTTTTATTAATTTTGCTACTAAAATTAGTAATGCTGCGTGTATTGTCATCCAAACAACACCAATTGCAATTAGGCCAAGATTATCAAAAATCATTGCTAAATCCATTTTCATTCCAATTGTTGCTACTAGAATATAAATAAAAACACTCCCAATTTTACTTGCTCCTGCACCTTCATAACTTTTAGCTTTTGTAAATGATAAAATAACTGCTATTATAGTAGAAATACTAATTAACCAAAAGAATTGAGAACCTAAAAATGTAAAAATATTTCGCCAAGTTGCAGAATCCATAGATGCTACAATGTTATTGAAAAATTCACTGAGGTATTTTGCAGCAAAATGTCCAAAACCAACGGTTCCAAAACCAATAGCAAGCATAATCATTAAGTCCGTTAAAGTAGGATTTCTTTTTACTTTTTGAGTAAAAGAAGAAATCTTATTTTTTAAGTCTTCAATAGCAGAAGTATCTGCTCCAAGCCATTTATCTATCTTCTCTTTTTTACCAATTCCTATTAATAAAATTGCCATCCAAATATTGGCAACTACAATATCTACAAATACCATTCCTCCGTATTTCTGAGGATTATATTGATAAATTTCTAACATTGCTGTTTGGTTTGCGCCACCACCAATCCAACTTCCAGCCAATGTAGAAAGTCCACGCCAAACGGCATCAAAATCTGCGCCTCCAACTGTTTCTGGAGAGAAAATTGAAATTAATAAAATGGCGATTGGTCCTCCAATTATAATTCCTACAGTTCCTGTAAAAAACATAATTAAAGCTTTAGAACCTAAGTTAAAAATGGCTTTTAAATCGATACTTAACGTCATTAAAACTAACGCTGCAGGTAATAAAAAACGACTAGAAACATAATATAATTGCGATGAACTTTTTACAGTTTCACCAACTGCATTTGTAGTTTCCCATTCTGGGGATATAATTCCGGCAGTTGTAAATATTGCAGGAATAAAATAGGCCATAAATAAACCTGGAACAATTTTGTAGAATTTATGCCAAAATCCAGATTTTATATTTTCTGTGTAAAAAACAAATCCTAAGGAAAGCATTAAAATACCAAAAACAATGGCATCATTTGTAAAAGTTGGTTGGGTCATGAGTAATTAGTTTTTGCTAAAGTATGAAAATTACTTAGTTTTTTTTTTATGATTGGTGCTAATAGAAACACCAAGTTGAATTCTATTGAAATTACCACCTCCATTTATAGTGATTTTTTGATACCCTAGTTGAAGTTTTGTTGTATTTGAAAGTTTGTATTTAAAACCAATTCCAGACCAATTTTGGTTAAATGATTCTCCATTAAAATCGAAAAAGACTTCATTATATAAATAAGTTGATACTAAATTATTTATTGGGTAACTTAACCCTAACTGATATCG is part of the Polaribacter sp. SA4-10 genome and harbors:
- a CDS encoding DUF819 domain-containing protein, with translation MTQPTFTNDAIVFGILMLSLGFVFYTENIKSGFWHKFYKIVPGLFMAYFIPAIFTTAGIISPEWETTNAVGETVKSSSQLYYVSSRFLLPAALVLMTLSIDLKAIFNLGSKALIMFFTGTVGIIIGGPIAILLISIFSPETVGGADFDAVWRGLSTLAGSWIGGGANQTAMLEIYQYNPQKYGGMVFVDIVVANIWMAILLIGIGKKEKIDKWLGADTSAIEDLKNKISSFTQKVKRNPTLTDLMIMLAIGFGTVGFGHFAAKYLSEFFNNIVASMDSATWRNIFTFLGSQFFWLISISTIIAVILSFTKAKSYEGAGASKIGSVFIYILVATIGMKMDLAMIFDNLGLIAIGVVWMTIHAALLILVAKLIKAPYFFLAVGSQANVGGAASAPIVAQAFHPSLATVGVLLAVFGYAIGTVGAIACTILLEIASKV